In Deltaproteobacteria bacterium, the genomic window GGCCGACACAAGCCGCGCGTACTCCGCCGCCGGGATGGTCTCCTCGGACGCGTCGTCGGCCGTGATGCGCGCCAGCCAGCCGTCTCCGTAGGGATCGGAGTTGACCAGTTCGGGCGCGTCGTTCAGGGCCTCGTTCACCGCCACCACGGTCCCCGACAGGGGAATGATGGCCGGGGACACCACCTTGGCCGACTCGATTTCGGCGCAGGACACGCCCTGGTCGAAATGCGCGCC contains:
- a CDS encoding glycine cleavage system protein H — its product is GAHFDQGVSCAEIESAKVVSPAIIPLSGTVVAVNEALNDAPELVNSDPYGDGWLARITADDASEETIPAAEYARLVSA